A window of the Hordeum vulgare subsp. vulgare chromosome 5H, MorexV3_pseudomolecules_assembly, whole genome shotgun sequence genome harbors these coding sequences:
- the LOC123399225 gene encoding zinc finger protein ZAT8-like, producing the protein MGAGMKRASDDEVLSMALALTTDSSTSSDSAGALAKKARRRTRGAVAATSGEGEFVCKTCGRAFASFQALGGHRTSHLRGRHELELGGGVARAIRERRRRENKQHECSICGMGFEMGQALGGHMRRHREEIALRGNDDDHQWVWRGVSLLPDQEVARHRDADDQPPILLELFF; encoded by the coding sequence ATGGGAGCGGGAATGAAGCGTGCGAGCGACGATGAGGTATTGTCGATGGCGCTGGCACTGACCACCGACTCATCAACGTCGTCGGACTCAGCCGGTGCCCTGGCCAAGAAGGCACGGCGCCGTACGAGGGGCGCCGTGGCGGCGACGTCGGGGGAGGGGGAGTTTGTGTGCAAGACGTGTGGTCGCGCATTCGCGTCGTTCCAGGCGCTCGGCGGGCACCGGACCAGCCACCTCAGGGGCCGCCACGAGCTGGAGCTCGGCGGCGGCGTCGCCAGGGCCATCAGGGAGCGGAGGAGGCGGGAGAACAAGCAGCACGAGTGCAGCATCTGCGGCATGGGGTTCGAGATGGGCCAGGCGCTCGGGGGACACATGAGGCGTCACCGCGAGGAGATTGCGCtgcgcggcaacgacgacgaccatCAGTGGGTGTGGCGCGGCGTGTCGCTACTGCCGGATCAAGAGGTGGCTAGGCACCGGGACGCCGACGACCAGCCGCCCATCTTGCTCGAGCTGTTCTTCTAG